A window of Planctomycetota bacterium genomic DNA:
GCAGTATAGCAATCCGGCGCGCGCCTAATCACGGGGCGGATGCTCGGACGAACGGGGCGCTCTACCCGGCCATGGTGCAGCGGGTCGACGTGCGTTCGATGCCTCCGCCGGCTCCCACGGGGTTCTCGGCCTGGCCCCACGACAGCCGGGTAGTCCTCTCCTGGAATGCGGCGCCAAGGGCTTCCGGATACGCCGTTTTCCGATCGGAGTCGCCGGAGGGCATCTACCAAAGAAGTCGGCTTCGCCGGGGAAACGTCTTGGACGGACGACAACGTCTTCAATGGAACGACTTATTTCTATGCCGTCGCAGGAGTCTCGGCCGATTATCAAACCGGACCTCCGTCGGAGCCTGTGACGGTCACGCCCGCCCCTCCGGAGTCGATCCCCGCGCTTTTCGTCGTTGGAAGCGGCCCTCTGGTGCCCGACGACATCGCCGTGCGGGACCGGCTGCTCGCCCTGGGCTATGCCCCGCGGACGATCTCCGCGGCGGCCGCGACGAACGTCGATGCGGAGGGCAAGGCCTTCGTCTTCGTGTCCTACACGGCCCCCGAGGCGGACCTGCGAACCAAGTTCTCCTCCCTGCCGACCCCGTTGGTGGTGTGCCAGCCCGACGTCTTCGACGATTGGGGCCTGACTCCGGGCGACGGGTGGCCCCCTACCCGTGGCACGGCGGTCGGGGAGACCTCGATCACGATCCTTAGCGAAGGCGGTTCCCTGTCGGCCGGTCTTTCGGGAACCGTGCAGGTGGTATCGACTCCCTCAAACTTCTCATGGGGCATTGCGCATCTCGGGAGCCATATCGCCCGGCTTCCGTCGGACCCTTACCGACCGGCCATCTTCTGCTACGAAAAGTTCAGCGTCTACGGTTCCTGGCCCGCGGGCCGTCGCATCGGATTTTTTCTCGGAGCGGGCGCGGGCGCATCCCTGACCCAGGCGGGGTACGCCCTTCTGGACGCGGCCGTACGCTGGGCGGCGGGCACGCCGCGGGCACCCCAGAACGTGCAAGTTACGCCCGGCTTTGAAGGACTCCACATCTCGTGGACGCCTGTGGAAGAAGCCGCGAGTTACATCGTTCTTCGCTCGACCTCTCCGGACGGGCCTTTTATCGCCCTCTCATCCGGTCTGACGCAACCTCATTACGTCGACCTTACCGCGGAGCTGAACACGAATTATTACTACAAGATCGTCGCGCAAAGCGGAGCCGGCCGAAGCGAAAGTTCCACGCCTGCGCAGGGCACACGCGCAGCACGACAACTCGTCGTCGCCTTCACGGGCAACCCTTACCTCAAATTGTACCGCCCCAACCAGGGCCCTAGTGAACCATCCCCAACGTCCATGTACCGCGCCTACGTTTTCAAGAAAGTCACCGAGGGCGACCAAGTCTCGATGACTTACGTAGGCCGCAGCGAACTCCTGGCGGGAAGCGGTTTCTCGTATGGATTTCGCGCGGCCAATCGTATCCACATGACGAACCTTAATCCCGACAGCCATGGGAATCCCCCACCCACATCTCAAGCCGAGGTGACCCGCATCGCCGTCAATAATTCACAATTGACCGACGTCCAATGGGCAATGTTGAATTATACGGCGAAGGTTGAGGGCTTTCCCGAATGGTCCCAAGGGCTGCCTCTCTTCCTGAGTGGTCTTAACAAGGTAGCCATCATCTATAGATTTCCTTCCAATGAGACGGGCAGGACTGAATGGCTGGACCCGAACGGCCAAAGGAATCAATTCTTCATCAACCCTGACGCTCCGGATGACAACGAGAGACGGCGAAGGCGCTCGGA
This region includes:
- a CDS encoding fibronectin type III domain-containing protein yields the protein MPDDIAVRDRLLALGYAPRTISAAAATNVDAEGKAFVFVSYTAPEADLRTKFSSLPTPLVVCQPDVFDDWGLTPGDGWPPTRGTAVGETSITILSEGGSLSAGLSGTVQVVSTPSNFSWGIAHLGSHIARLPSDPYRPAIFCYEKFSVYGSWPAGRRIGFFLGAGAGASLTQAGYALLDAAVRWAAGTPRAPQNVQVTPGFEGLHISWTPVEEAASYIVLRSTSPDGPFIALSSGLTQPHYVDLTAELNTNYYYKIVAQSGAGRSESSTPAQGTRAARQLVVAFTGNPYLKLYRPNQGPSEPSPTSMYRAYVFKKVTEGDQVSMTYVGRSELLAGSGFSYGFRAANRIHMTNLNPDSHGNPPPTSQAEVTRIAVNNSQLTDVQWAMLNYTAKVEGFPEWSQGLPLFLSGLNKVAIIYRFPSNETGRTEWLDPNGQRNQFFINPDAPDDNERRRRRSEWADWFTSQAETYLYQGAVGLYHVVDNAMDLKLPMRGSVMEVGETVTYTFRDGTTRAYTSATDDFLAVDKLVGQNAYGVHVFLCKRIGNRTRPSEIIAGVTQPIKGGRFIILADNGDPKTLAHEICHAVGMVAHAEDVKEDISGRLNNMRPIFGDVHPNSSPYNPLNWNLMADPDYGFETHRWLVFSQAVKLSTNSEAHFSFRFRW